One Weissella coleopterorum DNA segment encodes these proteins:
- the ytpR gene encoding YtpR family tRNA-binding protein, whose product MLITSYNPQALGDVLITIVSPSSENDVAETKNGVTVITNSTGELVGINFLEISKVLEVSNLAQGQVFLTASQVDQLNQYLKTAGFEVTLNGLEQVKLVVGYVRSAEAHPDSDHLQVTVTEVGPDQVVQIVSGSPNMQANIKVVVAQVGTMMPNGLIIWPGELRGVTSNGMIVSGRELQLPNAPKQPGALILPNDFAPVGTIFDPHSLAAQSLFSVSKA is encoded by the coding sequence ATGTTAATTACAAGTTATAACCCACAAGCTTTAGGGGATGTTTTAATTACAATTGTAAGCCCGTCAAGTGAAAACGATGTCGCTGAAACAAAAAATGGAGTGACAGTTATCACTAATTCTACTGGAGAGCTAGTCGGGATTAATTTTCTAGAGATTTCAAAAGTGTTGGAGGTTAGCAATTTAGCACAAGGACAGGTTTTTTTAACTGCTAGTCAAGTCGATCAATTAAATCAATATTTGAAGACAGCCGGATTTGAGGTGACTTTGAATGGACTGGAACAAGTTAAATTGGTCGTTGGATACGTCCGTAGTGCAGAGGCTCATCCCGATTCAGATCATCTCCAAGTGACGGTAACGGAGGTTGGACCAGACCAAGTGGTGCAGATTGTTTCAGGGTCACCGAATATGCAAGCCAACATTAAAGTAGTGGTCGCTCAAGTCGGCACGATGATGCCAAATGGATTAATTATTTGGCCGGGCGAACTACGCGGGGTCACCTCAAATGGAATGATTGTTTCGGGGCGTGAATTACAGTTGCCCAATGCACCTAAGCAACCAGGAGCGTTAATTTTGCCGAATGATTTTGCTCCCGTCGGAACCATTTTTGACCCGCACTCACTAGCAGCGCAAAGTTTATTTTCAGTTTCGAAAGCATAA
- a CDS encoding response regulator transcription factor, whose product MTTVLVVDDEPAIVTLVKYNLKQNNFNVISTGDGRAVLELVEKHQPDLILLDLMLPGVDGMTITKQLRQQHKQVPIIMLTAMDSESDKVNGLENGADDYLAKPFQIRELLARVKAVLRRNNNQTVKVVKPKEIIETLQIGDIMIDLVQQNAYQGSTLLNLTPKEYDLLAYMMQHAGRTLNRAEMAKGAWDIELSGLDTRMVDMHLSNLRDKIESKSKPSVLIKTIRGFGYRFSQEEGQ is encoded by the coding sequence ATGACAACTGTCTTGGTCGTTGATGATGAACCGGCAATTGTAACATTAGTAAAATATAACTTAAAACAGAATAATTTCAATGTGATATCAACAGGTGACGGCCGTGCAGTCCTTGAGTTGGTTGAAAAACATCAACCGGATTTGATTTTATTAGATTTAATGTTGCCGGGGGTTGATGGAATGACCATTACAAAACAATTACGGCAACAGCATAAGCAGGTCCCCATTATCATGTTAACGGCAATGGATTCTGAAAGTGATAAGGTCAATGGACTGGAAAATGGGGCGGATGACTATTTAGCAAAGCCCTTTCAAATTAGAGAATTGTTAGCCCGCGTTAAGGCAGTCTTACGGCGAAATAATAATCAGACTGTAAAAGTGGTTAAACCTAAAGAAATTATTGAAACGCTTCAGATCGGTGATATTATGATTGATTTAGTTCAGCAAAATGCCTATCAAGGGTCAACATTGTTGAACCTAACACCGAAGGAATATGACTTATTGGCTTATATGATGCAACATGCAGGACGGACATTAAACCGGGCCGAAATGGCTAAAGGGGCTTGGGATATTGAGCTATCTGGACTTGATACTCGGATGGTTGACATGCATTTATCCAATTTACGGGATAAAATTGAAAGTAAATCCAAACCATCGGTACTGATTAAAACAATTCGTGGCTTTGGCTACCGCTTTAGTCAGGAGGAGGGACAATAA
- a CDS encoding MFS transporter, whose product METEMKKQNFSWPLLASNFASVFGEGIYRFALNWFLVASFGNAKILGWLTGFGFVVFMICDLIVGILLDRYNRKMLLAGADLVGGLLILGLSFFLNPDNPQIWLLFAVTFVLNVDISFAYPAGRTLLPDVIKAERVPRFNAMISMAFTLGQALGPMAGGVLLSLNWINFKDFLLIYSGLLILTAGINCLIQYHPQKIVQNHPPMLKGIVEGYHYVFKTPKLLESMLLAMWSNFFFEGFVVATPYLVQKVYGGDAKIYSSMLSLAAIAGLLMGVWLARVPKFNRLQTLYFDLSILGGCILLPPCSLIFRS is encoded by the coding sequence ATGGAAACTGAAATGAAAAAGCAAAATTTTAGTTGGCCTTTGTTGGCTTCAAACTTTGCTTCAGTTTTTGGTGAAGGAATTTATCGATTTGCATTAAACTGGTTTTTAGTGGCTAGTTTTGGAAATGCTAAAATTTTAGGATGGTTAACAGGATTCGGCTTTGTAGTCTTTATGATCTGTGACTTGATTGTGGGGATATTATTGGATCGTTATAATCGAAAGATGCTCTTGGCGGGAGCGGATTTAGTTGGAGGATTATTAATTTTAGGTCTTTCATTTTTCTTGAATCCTGATAACCCACAAATTTGGTTATTGTTTGCAGTGACATTCGTTTTAAATGTTGATATTTCATTTGCATATCCTGCTGGTCGAACATTATTGCCCGATGTCATTAAAGCGGAACGGGTTCCCCGATTCAACGCAATGATTAGTATGGCGTTTACTCTGGGCCAGGCTTTAGGACCGATGGCGGGAGGTGTATTACTTTCATTAAATTGGATTAATTTTAAGGATTTTTTGTTAATTTACAGCGGTTTATTAATATTAACGGCGGGAATTAATTGTTTGATTCAGTATCACCCACAAAAAATTGTGCAAAACCATCCTCCTATGCTAAAGGGAATTGTAGAAGGTTACCATTATGTCTTTAAGACGCCTAAGCTATTGGAATCAATGTTATTGGCGATGTGGTCCAATTTCTTTTTTGAAGGCTTCGTTGTAGCGACGCCATACCTAGTTCAAAAAGTTTATGGCGGAGATGCTAAGATTTACTCAAGTATGTTATCGCTTGCGGCCATTGCAGGGCTTTTAATGGGGGTTTGGCTAGCACGTGTGCCGAAATTCAACCGGTTGCAGACTTTGTATTTTGATTTATCAATACTAGGGGGATGTATCTTATTGCCGCCCTGTTCCCTTATCTTCCGGTCTTGA
- a CDS encoding DnaJ C-terminal domain-containing protein, producing the protein MNNTELYETLGLDKNASQDDIKKAYRKLSKKYHPDINKESGAEDTYKKVQDAYETLGDESKRASYDQFGTTGDQQGFGGFGGQGGFGGGQGGYSDFGDIFSQMFGGAFDPNRPRQGSDLQYRLNLSFEEAIAGLDTEIEYNRTGSNGQSEHKKVKVTVPAGIDDGQQMRMSGYGEAGSNGGPFGDLFVVFHVAASKDGFERDGADVYLEQPLDFATATLGGEILVKTVHGDAKLKIPAGTPNGKRFRLRGKGAPRLQGSGYGDQYVIVYIDVPTKLTREQQDALKKFQNAMHGEVKKGFFN; encoded by the coding sequence ATGAATAATACAGAATTATATGAAACGCTAGGCCTGGATAAAAATGCATCGCAAGATGATATTAAAAAGGCATATCGTAAATTATCAAAAAAGTATCATCCAGATATTAATAAGGAGTCCGGGGCTGAAGATACTTATAAGAAAGTTCAAGATGCTTATGAAACCTTAGGGGATGAAAGCAAGCGAGCTTCTTACGATCAATTTGGAACTACGGGTGATCAACAAGGCTTTGGTGGTTTTGGTGGTCAAGGTGGCTTCGGTGGTGGTCAAGGTGGATATTCTGACTTTGGGGATATCTTTAGTCAAATGTTTGGTGGTGCTTTTGATCCGAATCGGCCTAGACAAGGTTCAGACTTGCAGTATCGTTTAAACTTATCATTTGAAGAGGCAATTGCCGGTTTAGATACTGAAATCGAATATAATCGAACTGGATCTAATGGTCAAAGTGAGCATAAAAAGGTTAAAGTTACGGTTCCAGCTGGAATTGATGATGGTCAACAAATGCGGATGAGTGGATATGGAGAAGCTGGATCTAATGGTGGACCATTTGGAGACCTTTTCGTCGTATTTCATGTGGCGGCATCAAAGGATGGCTTTGAGCGGGATGGGGCAGATGTTTATCTTGAACAACCGCTCGACTTTGCTACGGCAACTCTTGGTGGTGAAATTCTGGTTAAGACCGTTCATGGAGATGCCAAGTTGAAGATCCCTGCTGGGACGCCAAATGGTAAACGATTCCGTTTGCGTGGTAAGGGAGCTCCCCGATTGCAAGGGAGTGGGTATGGTGATCAATATGTAATTGTGTATATTGATGTGCCAACTAAGTTAACTCGCGAACAACAAGATGCTTTAAAGAAATTTCAGAATGCTATGCATGGTGAAGTGAAAAAAGGTTTCTTTAATTAA
- a CDS encoding sensor histidine kinase encodes MVRWSKYVRQWLVRTVIVFLIIKLCTLIILKLNPEKIAISMWLSLELELTLAVVLGLISAVMQYQQDQALAEFNQRVGQIGERGNIILEPKHRLAPLARTVNQLQSRQQAQIQLSLHNANILNTVWNDMPVGIIEITAKRQILRINPTAQQVLQLKHDVIGQHYDDVLNYHELVVFIEHGIISEGNHHKMITLDQDNKAMFLDLTMEYYPAEEQVDTVVIAFYDVTDLVEAQFRQTQFLANVSHELKTPLTSMLGFTETLIADPEMPVTVRQDFIGIIAHESERLLDLTNDILSLIKTGDQVLPIVQIDVNQVVQTILMGQSQAVQIKNLRVELTTKLQIAYYLEPLQQILSNLISNAIKYNRDQGLLKIKVEKTGQRLKISVKDTGFGIASSAQDQIFDRFYRVDKARNQQIPGTGLGLSIVHEWVESLHGTINVKSQLGVGTTIKVELPIK; translated from the coding sequence ATGGTGAGATGGTCGAAATATGTTCGACAATGGTTGGTGCGTACGGTGATTGTTTTTTTAATTATTAAACTCTGTACTTTGATCATACTCAAACTAAATCCCGAAAAAATAGCTATCTCGATGTGGCTAAGCTTAGAATTGGAACTAACTCTAGCGGTGGTCTTAGGTTTAATTTCAGCAGTGATGCAATATCAGCAGGATCAGGCCTTGGCTGAATTTAATCAACGTGTCGGTCAAATTGGTGAACGTGGTAATATTATTTTAGAACCAAAACATCGTCTAGCCCCTCTAGCAAGGACTGTCAATCAACTCCAATCCCGTCAACAGGCGCAAATTCAATTATCTTTGCATAATGCCAATATCTTAAATACAGTTTGGAATGATATGCCCGTTGGGATCATTGAAATAACAGCTAAACGACAAATTTTAAGAATTAATCCTACTGCCCAGCAGGTGTTGCAATTAAAACATGATGTAATTGGCCAACATTACGATGATGTTTTAAATTATCATGAGTTAGTCGTGTTCATTGAACATGGAATTATCAGTGAGGGTAATCACCATAAAATGATTACGTTAGACCAAGATAATAAAGCGATGTTTTTAGACTTAACGATGGAGTATTACCCTGCCGAAGAACAAGTTGATACGGTGGTAATTGCTTTCTATGACGTGACGGATTTAGTCGAAGCACAATTCCGACAAACTCAATTTTTAGCCAACGTTTCGCATGAATTAAAAACGCCGCTAACTTCCATGCTAGGGTTTACAGAAACATTAATCGCCGATCCCGAGATGCCTGTGACAGTTCGACAAGATTTTATTGGAATTATTGCCCATGAATCGGAGAGATTATTAGATTTAACAAATGACATCCTTTCGTTAATTAAGACAGGCGATCAAGTTTTGCCAATTGTGCAGATTGATGTTAATCAAGTTGTGCAAACGATTTTAATGGGACAATCACAAGCCGTTCAAATTAAAAATTTGCGGGTTGAATTAACTACCAAACTACAAATTGCATATTATTTGGAACCACTTCAGCAAATTTTAAGTAATTTAATTTCAAATGCTATTAAATATAATCGGGATCAGGGCTTGCTAAAAATTAAAGTCGAAAAGACAGGCCAACGTTTAAAAATTAGCGTTAAAGATACTGGCTTTGGAATTGCTAGTAGCGCACAAGATCAAATTTTTGACCGCTTCTATCGGGTGGATAAAGCACGTAATCAACAAATTCCAGGGACCGGCTTAGGCTTATCAATTGTCCATGAATGGGTTGAAAGCCTCCATGGTACAATCAATGTCAAGAGTCAATTAGGCGTTGGGACAACGATTAAAGTTGAGTTACCAATTAAATAA
- a CDS encoding multidrug effflux MFS transporter has translation MNVLKKQPSILIIIALIGFPQLSESIFTPILPALSQGMSVTESTIQLMMSTYFFAFAFGVLYFGPLSDRIGRKKAMAIGLSIYLMGNLGLLLAPGFHWLLGARIIQAFGAASGSVITQTIMREAFVGEKRARIFAQVGAALALAPALGPLLGGLFQMIYGYHSVFSALIAMAVALLFYVATTLPETRLINNDKQGQNWLMVTKRLLSSPKVWSYGLLISGVNGILFSYYAEAPFIFIDHFKMTPVAYGWTGLLIAVASLTGSLVTNRLIGRFSGAYLMMLGLIVALLGAITMGLGATNVWVLFGAILVTFTGLNILLPIVLSNALLGFEDVIGTASGLFSFWYYLLISLLTFLMSLMHNGSIYILPIYILMVLSGMVFSFLVIWKTENHK, from the coding sequence ATGAACGTCCTAAAAAAACAACCTTCAATTTTAATTATTATCGCTTTAATCGGCTTTCCTCAATTGAGTGAGTCGATTTTCACGCCAATTTTACCAGCATTGAGTCAGGGGATGTCCGTGACTGAATCGACCATTCAGCTTATGATGAGTACTTATTTTTTTGCATTTGCGTTTGGTGTTTTATATTTTGGGCCCCTATCAGATCGAATTGGTCGAAAAAAAGCAATGGCCATTGGGTTAAGTATCTACTTAATGGGTAATCTTGGCTTATTATTAGCACCTGGTTTCCACTGGTTGCTCGGGGCACGAATTATTCAAGCCTTTGGTGCAGCTTCAGGTTCCGTTATTACCCAAACCATTATGCGAGAAGCTTTTGTGGGAGAAAAGCGAGCTCGAATTTTTGCTCAAGTGGGCGCAGCCTTGGCTTTGGCCCCGGCACTCGGTCCTTTATTAGGTGGGCTTTTTCAAATGATTTACGGATACCACAGTGTATTTTCAGCTTTAATTGCGATGGCTGTGGCACTCTTATTTTATGTCGCTACAACGTTGCCAGAAACCCGTCTGATTAATAACGATAAGCAAGGTCAAAATTGGCTAATGGTGACCAAACGGTTGCTAAGTAGCCCCAAGGTTTGGAGTTACGGCTTATTAATTAGTGGGGTGAATGGAATTTTATTCAGCTATTACGCTGAAGCACCATTTATTTTTATCGATCATTTTAAAATGACGCCTGTGGCGTATGGATGGACCGGGTTATTAATTGCCGTCGCTAGTTTAACGGGTTCACTAGTAACGAATCGTTTAATTGGGCGATTTAGTGGTGCTTATTTGATGATGCTTGGTTTAATTGTGGCACTTCTCGGAGCTATTACGATGGGGCTTGGCGCGACAAATGTATGGGTGCTGTTTGGTGCCATTTTAGTAACCTTTACGGGGCTTAATATATTATTACCAATTGTTTTAAGTAATGCCTTATTAGGTTTTGAAGATGTCATTGGTACTGCTAGTGGGCTATTTAGTTTTTGGTATTATTTATTAATTAGCCTGTTAACATTTTTAATGAGTTTGATGCACAATGGGTCAATTTACATTTTGCCAATATACATCTTAATGGTTTTAAGTGGTATGGTATTTAGTTTTTTGGTGATTTGGAAAACCGAAAATCATAAATAA
- a CDS encoding sugar transferase, with translation METNALYVLSKRFVDISVSLFALIMLSPIFLVVTCFYLVGRNRGPVFYKQTRIGEYGKPFEIYKFRSMVVGAEKRLYQNPELYQKFVNNGYKLPTNEDPRITRFGAFLRKTSLDEIPQFLNILIGDMTVIGPRPIVPSELCEYETVARVDKLLSVRPGAMGLWQGSGRSEIQYPQRADIELMYVDHQSLWFDFIVLFKNFVAIFTARGAQ, from the coding sequence ATGGAAACTAATGCATTATATGTTCTTTCAAAAAGGTTTGTCGATATCTCAGTCTCTCTCTTTGCCTTGATTATGTTATCACCCATTTTTTTGGTTGTTACTTGTTTTTATTTGGTGGGACGCAATCGAGGACCAGTTTTCTATAAACAAACGCGAATTGGTGAGTACGGCAAGCCGTTTGAAATTTATAAATTTCGGTCCATGGTGGTGGGCGCTGAAAAAAGGTTGTATCAAAATCCAGAGCTATATCAAAAGTTTGTCAATAATGGGTACAAATTACCTACGAACGAAGATCCTAGAATTACCAGGTTTGGAGCTTTTTTACGAAAAACGAGCTTGGATGAGATACCTCAATTTTTGAACATATTAATTGGGGATATGACTGTGATCGGTCCCCGGCCGATCGTGCCCTCTGAACTATGTGAGTATGAAACTGTGGCAAGAGTTGATAAATTATTATCAGTTCGACCTGGTGCAATGGGCTTGTGGCAGGGAAGTGGTCGAAGTGAGATTCAATACCCGCAACGGGCTGACATTGAACTAATGTATGTCGACCATCAAAGTTTGTGGTTTGATTTTATTGTTTTATTTAAAAATTTTGTGGCGATTTTTACAGCCCGTGGAGCTCAATAA
- the pepA gene encoding glutamyl aminopeptidase, which produces MDTHTWERIVKYTELQGTSGQEFMVRQAFRQDLAPLVDQIVQNGLGGLYGLREHQSKQAPRIMFGAHFDEVGFIVKAITERGLLQVKPLGGWNPFVVSAQRFTLFTRNESFPIISSSIPPHLLRNQSNVNGAPNLDDILFDGGFSSKAEALNLGVCPGDFIVPQVKTELLANRKRVISKSWDNRFGLVTILDVLEKIKDQKLPNTLMMGANVQEEVGLRGVGPAVHQLQPDLFFGLDSSTADDLVTATGQGQLDQGTILRVMDPGVIMPKRLKEFILDIASDEKIPLQFFVPNGGTDAAGAQSQNNGIPAVTLGVASRYIHTHQTLWSIADFEAAKALVERLILQLDATTVNDIIYGD; this is translated from the coding sequence ATGGATACGCACACGTGGGAACGAATCGTTAAATATACTGAATTACAGGGAACCTCTGGTCAAGAATTTATGGTCCGTCAAGCTTTTCGTCAGGATTTAGCCCCATTAGTGGATCAAATAGTTCAAAATGGGCTAGGGGGACTGTACGGGTTACGAGAACATCAAAGTAAACAAGCACCTCGGATTATGTTTGGGGCGCATTTTGACGAAGTAGGATTCATTGTCAAAGCGATTACGGAGCGAGGTTTATTACAAGTCAAACCGTTAGGGGGCTGGAACCCATTTGTAGTTTCAGCGCAACGTTTTACTTTATTTACTCGTAATGAAAGTTTTCCGATTATTTCATCATCGATTCCACCACATTTGCTACGAAATCAAAGTAATGTGAATGGCGCCCCCAATTTAGATGACATCTTATTTGATGGCGGATTTAGTTCAAAAGCTGAGGCCTTGAATCTGGGTGTGTGCCCGGGCGACTTTATTGTGCCCCAAGTCAAAACGGAATTGTTGGCTAACCGTAAACGTGTTATTTCCAAAAGTTGGGATAATCGTTTTGGGCTGGTAACGATTTTAGATGTCTTAGAAAAAATTAAAGATCAGAAATTACCGAACACGTTAATGATGGGAGCAAATGTTCAAGAAGAAGTCGGTCTGCGAGGCGTTGGTCCAGCTGTGCATCAACTTCAACCGGATTTGTTCTTTGGATTAGATAGCTCTACAGCCGATGATTTGGTCACTGCGACGGGTCAAGGTCAATTGGATCAAGGAACCATTTTAAGAGTAATGGATCCGGGTGTGATTATGCCTAAGCGGTTAAAAGAATTTATTTTAGATATTGCAAGTGATGAAAAAATCCCGCTCCAGTTTTTTGTGCCAAATGGAGGTACGGATGCTGCTGGTGCTCAGTCACAAAACAATGGGATTCCGGCAGTCACTTTAGGCGTTGCTTCACGCTATATTCATACACACCAAACGCTTTGGTCAATTGCTGATTTTGAAGCAGCAAAAGCCTTGGTAGAGCGTTTAATTTTGCAATTAGATGCAACCACTGTCAATGATATTATTTATGGAGATTAA
- the udk gene encoding uridine kinase, translating to MVGKKPIIIGVSGGSGSGKTTVSREIVEHLAGESVVMIAQDSYYNQQDSLTIEQRRQVNYDHPDAFDTELMIKQLKQLLQREAIEQPTYDYVVSTRSKETLTIQPADVIIVEGVLLFVDANLRDLIDIKVYVDTDDDIRFIRRLERDMVERGRSPESVISQYLATVKPMHHQFVEPTKRYADVIIPEGGENKIAINMLESQIRDFLNPTRH from the coding sequence ATGGTAGGAAAAAAACCAATTATTATAGGGGTGAGTGGCGGATCTGGTTCAGGAAAGACCACAGTTAGTCGTGAAATTGTGGAACACTTGGCTGGTGAATCAGTGGTGATGATTGCCCAAGATTCTTACTATAATCAACAAGATTCGTTGACTATTGAACAACGGCGGCAGGTTAACTATGATCATCCAGATGCGTTTGACACTGAACTTATGATTAAACAGTTAAAACAATTATTACAACGCGAAGCCATTGAACAACCAACCTATGATTATGTGGTCTCAACACGTTCGAAAGAAACTTTGACGATACAACCGGCTGACGTCATCATTGTGGAGGGTGTTTTATTATTTGTTGACGCAAATTTGCGGGATCTAATTGACATTAAAGTTTACGTTGACACTGATGATGATATTCGATTTATTCGACGTTTGGAGCGAGATATGGTTGAACGTGGTCGGTCGCCAGAGTCAGTTATTAGTCAATATTTAGCAACGGTTAAGCCGATGCACCATCAATTTGTGGAACCAACTAAAAGATATGCCGATGTGATTATTCCTGAAGGGGGAGAAAACAAAATTGCAATCAATATGTTAGAATCACAAATTCGTGATTTTTTAAATCCAACACGGCATTAA